ACTCGCAAGGAGACCTGGTTTATCTTCTGTCGGTGTAATGACTAATAAACATTCGGAGCCGCTTTGATTTGTCACTTCAGAAGCATGTTTTAATACGAGAAAACGTGTCATATTATGAGGATAATCCTCGATGTGTGTCGCGAGCGCTTCATACCCATACATTTCTCCACTTCCGAGAGGGGCAATCGCACCAGTTGTGGCATCAATTTTTTCGAGTGACGCGACAGTGCTCGTCGTATAATCATAGTCAAACTGTTGTTCATGAATAAACTTTTGTGTCTGACTAATCGCTGGGCTGATAGAATAGACACGCTGAATATCTGTGATTGATTGATTTGGTAAACCGTACAGTGCAAAGGCGATATCTAAAAATATTTCTTCAATGATGACAAAATTTTGTTCGATAAGTGAGTCAGCAATCACATTAATCGTACCTTCAATAGAATTTTCAATCGGTACAATCGCACTTGCTGACGGTTTTTTTTGTAAGGATGACATCACTTCGTACAAATTAGAACGTTCGACCAATTGTTCTTTTTGATTTGTCTGAGATTGTAATTTCAAAGCTGCTAAATATGAAAAAGTACCTTTAGGACCAAGGTAGAAAAGTGTCATAACCTCATTCCTTTCACATGAATTGCCTTTATTTTACATGATGTTAGTGAAAAGGACAGCCCGTTGACGTATTTTTCTTGTAAAAAAAGTTCGGCTCACGTGTTTCGTTGGAAAAGCCGTGATGATAATTCGTGGTCAAAGTCGGTGACAACGGTGGTGCGAGCCAAGACCATTTGCCTGTAACAGTTCTGCCTTTACGTGCTTCGGCGGCTTCGAATTTTTCAAACTGTTTAGAGGCCGTTAAATGATCGACCATGGACACGCCAGCT
Above is a genomic segment from Staphylococcus delphini containing:
- a CDS encoding prephenate dehydratase, translating into MTLFYLGPKGTFSYLAALKLQSQTNQKEQLVERSNLYEVMSSLQKKPSASAIVPIENSIEGTINVIADSLIEQNFVIIEEIFLDIAFALYGLPNQSITDIQRVYSISPAISQTQKFIHEQQFDYDYTTSTVASLEKIDATTGAIAPLGSGEMYGYEALATHIEDYPHNMTRFLVLKHASEVTNQSGSECLLVITPTEDKPGLLASILNTFAMFQVNLKWIESRPLKTQLGMYRFFVQAECPDTVVLNKILTILETLDFKIKNLGRFH